One window of Branchiostoma lanceolatum isolate klBraLanc5 chromosome 6, klBraLanc5.hap2, whole genome shotgun sequence genomic DNA carries:
- the LOC136437000 gene encoding uncharacterized protein, with product MNDKLDTLVQLKKKRKIQPNTLTTHQPNTPSAAKKQPARALFQPSPSMEIQPSPSAENQSLSVESQMLNAANHPPSTSYMQHPSASYQPESALSWLPGAPYQPHQSASSQLPGAPYQPNQSASSQLPGAPYQPHQSVSSQLPGAPYQPHQSASSQLPGAPYQPHQSASSQLPGAPYQPHQSVSSQLPGAPYQPHQSASSQLPGAPYQPHQSASSQLPGAPYQPHQSASSQLPGTPYQPPPSPSPSSSNGTGNRLIGAPWRQVSVPAAVIDQVCAKENFGKRVKALLVAVFTTNEIVTNNTLGSEGLGKLDENKLSAIREHLATLQPANQAVNPHQAPFTIKVHSIINARCRRIRYGKGEKKSGESGTSP from the exons ATGAATGACAAGTTGGACACCCTAGTACAACTGAAGAAGAAGCGG AAAATCCAGCCCAACACCCTGACAACCCACCAGCCCAACACACCGAGTGCTGCAAAGAAGCAGCCAGCCAGGGCCTTGTTCCAGCCATCACCAAGCATGGAAATCCAGCCGTCACCGAGTGCTGAAAACCAGTCACTGAGCGTTGAAAGCCAGATGCTGAATGCAGCAAACCATCCCCCAAGTACCTCGTACATGCAGCACCCAAGTGCATCGTACCAGCCCGAAAGTGCCTTGTCCTGGCTGCCAGGTGCACCGTACCAGCCCCACCAGAGTGCCTCATCCCAGCTGCCAGGTGCACCGTACCAGCCCAACCAGAGTGCCTCATCCCAGCTGCCAGGTGCACCGTACCAGCCCCACCAGAGTGTCTCGTCCCAGCTGCCAGGTGCACCGTACCAGCCCCACCAGAGTGCCTCATCCCAGCTGCCAGGTGCACCGTACCAGCCCCACCAGAGTGCCTCATCCCAGCTGCCAGGTGCACCGTACCAGCCCCACCAGAGTGTCTCGTCCCAGCTGCCAGGTGCACCGTACCAGCCCCACCAGAGTGCCTCATCCCAGCTGCCAGGTGCACCGTACCAGCCCCACCAGAGTGCCTCATCCCAGCTGCCAGGTGCACCGTACCAGCCCCACCAGAGTGCCTCATCCCAGCTGCCAGGTACACCGTACCAGCCCCCACCCAGTCCATCTCCATCCTCCTCCAATGGGACCGGCAATA GGCTGATCGGAGCACCATGGCGCCAGGTGTCCGTGCCGGCAGCAGTCATTGATCAAGTTTGTGCCAAGGAGAACTTTGGGAAGCGGGTCAAGGCCCTCCTGGTTGCTGTATTCACAACAAATGAAATAGTGACCAACAACACCCTTGGCTCGGAGGGCCTTGGCAAGCTTGACGAAAACAAGCTTTCCGCTATAAGAG AACACCTGGCCACCCTCCAACCCGCCAACCAGGCGGTGAACCCACACCAGGCACCTTTTACCATAAAGGTGCACTCGATCATCAACGCCAGGTGTAGGAGAATCCGCTATGGCAAGGGGGAGAAGAAGTCGG GTGAATCAGGCACATCCCCGTGA